TCTCTTTCCTAGACTTGCCTTGGCCAAGGACATGGGCAACCAATATATAGATGGTATGTGTCAAGTGTAGCATTCATTGTAAGAATGTTCTCAAATTATGAAGGAACATGCCTACATCTATCGTATCAGCCCTACATAATTGGAGTAAGGCTGCTAGCTCAGATTCATATGAAGAATTGGCATCGAAGTTTTGGATTATTGCATACCAATGCAATATTTCCCACTAAAATTCTTCATTTTTTACAATTTGCATGCGCTTACATATGCAATTACAACTAGAAATTAAGGTCTAACATCCAGAATTAGCTATTCCCACATATTACAATGCCTCATGGTTACCCTTTTTTTTGAGTCAGATCTTGACCAAACGGTAAGAACTTAACCACTGGAATAATACAACAAAAGAAGAAAGGGTTGAAAAGAGCAAAACAAGCTTATGAAAGCAAAATCCTACCAACAACAACAATACAATACAGCCATAACCCTGATCTTTTTATTTGTAATCATGAAAAAGAATATATTAAACCACTATTGCACGGCAAACAGAAGGAGAAAAGGCATAGCAGACAATAGCTGACTATCAGTATATATGTATAGACACAAAAACTCTACCTACTGATAAAGTACAATGAGAAACTCATAAATTGCAGGATAACCTTAAGTTTCCCATCAATTTAAAGGGGCATCAACAGCAAGCATATTGGACCTTCAACATTCCTCCTCTATAACATGTTATAAGAATTGCCACTATGTCAATGTCGCTAATACACTTGCAAGATGACAAGGATCAGCTGTAACAGGAGGCATCCACAAAAAGAATATTGATGAACTTGCCTTGAAGCTAATCCACGTGATTCTAATATATGAGGTCAAAAGCAATTTGATATTACAAGAGCAAATGAAAGATTGTGGTTGGAATTCCATAACCTTTATATTAAGATGATCAGGAATGCAACATCAACCACGTGGGATCCAGAATCACATGATATTTCTTTCATTATCTTCAGTTTAAGAACAATCAAGCACCAGCAAACACTTCAGACAAACATATAATTAAtcaagccataaaaattctaaagttCAATATTACTCCATAGATGTGGAATATGTCATTATCAGACATAAGCATTACCATGACCAACAAACCTTATTGCATTTATTCTCTACATTCCTTTTTTTAGATCTTGATTATTGACTTTAAAATCAGAAACACGGCAAAAGAAAGAAGCCAACCTCTTATCTGTTTTCTATAGTCAGGTTATAATCTTTCTTAACTAATATGTTTGGATAGAAATTACTAGTATAAGCCTGACAACCAAATTGGAATACCGatttttctttgagaaaaaattaaaaccGTTAAAGGAAATCACATAATCCTCAACTTTTCCAGCATTATGCAGACAGTAAGATTACAGGACAATATATGCCAAACAATGCAGCATCTCTCTATTCTTTGAAAAGCTCATGCTTGACTATTTAAAGAGGGGGAAAAGATTGTGAAAACAAATAAGGTAATAAAACCTGCCGCTATTCAGTGCCTATCTAACTGGACTGGGATTCagatggagtctttgcaactatGGAGAGGGCGTGCAATCCGCTTTGCAACTCCTCTTGCAACAGGTCATAAACAAGCCTGTGCCTCTTCACCAAACTCTTCCCTTCAAACTCCTTGGAAACCACCCTCACATTGAAATGGGTCTCTCCATCATTATTTCCCCTAACCCCAGCATGGCCCGCATGTTGGTATGAAATATCCTCCACTTCCAATTCTACCGGAGACAGCTCCCTCTCCAATCTCTCCCTTATCCTCTTGCTTCTCCCGCCAACCCCCCCGCCCAAGCTTTTCTGCACCACATTGGCGTTATCCATCCCATCTCCATCAACCTTCAAAACCCCATAGGGTAGCGAATCGCCGCTCCCATTTGCACTCGAAATCTCTCTAAAGGTTGAATTTTTGCCAGTTTCATTAGTTTCTCCACCCAAGATCGAATTTTTATCCTCCAAGATTCCGCCTTGGGCACCCAAATTCGATCCCATGGAATCCGAAACCCCGTTTATTTCCGAATGACCGACCTGGGAATATAGCTGGAGGGCCTTCTGCTGCATGAGCTTGAGCATGTTGAGGAACCCGTTATTCCGCGAGGGCGTGAGGCTCTGTTGGAGGCCGAGGAGGCGGACGAAGCCGGGCGGAACGGCGGCGATGATGGGGGCAGGGGAACCCGAGAGGCCGAAGACGAGAAGGGCGGCGAGGCCCTTGGTGAGGGCGGAGTCAGAGTCGGCCTCGAAACGGACAGCAGTGGGGTCGTCGGGATCGCGGAAGGCGCGGACCCAGACCTGGGAGACGCAGCCGCGGACGCGGTGATCATCGGTCTTGAAGCGGAGGTCGAGAGGAGGAAGCTGGGCGCCGTAGTGGAGGAGCTGCTGGTACTTAGCCTTGGGCTCGGAGACGGACTGGAAGAGAGCGATGATTTCTTGCAATTTGGAAGGGAAGATGGAAAGATCGACGTCGGCCTcccgctgctgctgctgctgctgctgggcTCGGACGGGCTCCGAAAGGGGAGATTTGGGTAGGCGTTGGAAGGAGAtggaagaggaaaagaggagcaaGGGTTCGGACGGAAGGAAGGGGGATTTGGAGACGGGGGTTTTGGGGAGGATTTGGGGGAGTTTGGGATAGAAGAGGCGGAGAGAATAGGAGACGGTCGACATAAGGGAAACAGGCGGCGGAGAGAGAACAGCGAACAGGGAGGAGAGGAGAAACGAAGAGGAGCTTATTGATTTGTGTGAACTTTGGCCTTTGAGAAGAGGCCTTTGGTGGAGGCGAGAAGGCGTGTTGCTCTTGGCCTCTCCTTTGTTCCGCTTCTCATTTTTATCCTTTGACGTTCGGATACGTGGATGAGAAGATCCTGACCATCAAACTATTGAATCTTTATGGTTTATTCTAGATTCGGCATTTATATTAtatgtttaatatatatatatatatttctggtTTATCTTAGAGTCGGCATTTATATTATAtgtttaatataatattatatatatatatatatatacacacacatactagCTTAGGACCCTTACGATGCacgatatataattatttttttaaaataataaaatatatataataaaataaataaataaaattaaatattattttttaaaaatcatatccAAAACATATGTACTATCCATCGAGCATGTACTTTGGGATTTGCCTTGCTTCACTTGTAAATCTTCAAATAGGTTATGAGAGAATTGTAGACATGCAATAcatgaaatataattttttaaaataatatttaattttatttatcttatgAAGATTCGACTTGAGAGAGCTTAGAGCAAGATTCCTGATGCTGGTAATGATGGAGAGTAAGGAGATGGTGGAAGATGGCAGCTATAAGAGCGGGAAGTAGATCGACATCTGTGAGGGCTCGAAAAAGTTTGAGAGACTTGCAACCTCCACATAAAGCAATATCATATTTCATCAAGTGAATATATTATCCCATggtccaaaataaaaaattttgataattgaggatcctctctaaaaaattttttttataacaaaGCATAAGTTACGATTAAATTTATCtttctaaatttaatttatattttttttcttaaataccatattaaatattataataatctaTAATCTTTCAATAGTTGAACATTTTCAGCACTCATTATGACACCATatcctattttttta
Above is a genomic segment from Elaeis guineensis isolate ETL-2024a chromosome 1, EG11, whole genome shotgun sequence containing:
- the LOC105060504 gene encoding sufE-like protein 1, chloroplastic/mitochondrial, which codes for MSTVSYSLRLFYPKLPQILPKTPVSKSPFLPSEPLLLFSSSISFQRLPKSPLSEPVRAQQQQQQQREADVDLSIFPSKLQEIIALFQSVSEPKAKYQQLLHYGAQLPPLDLRFKTDDHRVRGCVSQVWVRAFRDPDDPTAVRFEADSDSALTKGLAALLVFGLSGSPAPIIAAVPPGFVRLLGLQQSLTPSRNNGFLNMLKLMQQKALQLYSQVGHSEINGVSDSMGSNLGAQGGILEDKNSILGGETNETGKNSTFREISSANGSGDSLPYGVLKVDGDGMDNANVVQKSLGGGVGGRSKRIRERLERELSPVELEVEDISYQHAGHAGVRGNNDGETHFNVRVVSKEFEGKSLVKRHRLVYDLLQEELQSGLHALSIVAKTPSESQSS